The window aaatttaaatatattacgcacgttaccaaatatattacactgttgatgagacatttttggtattttttataGTAGACGTATGGACTTTTtacgtttttagaattgttgtatacaccgtaaatattttaccactttgttatattttttaaacgaCTCTATGTGtataaagataaaaagaaaaaatgtttgaaaaatCACATTGACACATGGTGTCATATAATTGGGCCAATTATTTAGGGTTGCTATTTGGTTGtagtcactttttttttctttttcaatttgtaAGATTTCACTTTACCCTTAATTAAAGTAGAGTGAAGTTGTTTGAAGAAAAAGCATTACAACTAATTCAAAATTGACAACTAAAACCCACACCCACCCAAAAGCTTATGCTTCTCAATTTCAAAACTTTATAAATTACTCCACAAAGTGatcccaaataaaaaaaaaaaaaaatcacttcaAATTTTACTCATgcaaagaaagaataattaagATCATCATATGAAGCCCAAATTCTCATTATCTCCTTTCATGACCACTCCTCTCCCTTGTCTCCTCCTCTTCATTATGATCTTCAACATCTCTACCACAATTGTCGTTGCTGATCTTGTCCAAAAAACTTGTAAAAAATGTGAAACCGACGATCCAAACGTCAACTACAACTTCTGCATTTCATCTTTCCGTGCTCACTCAGGAAGCGATTCGACCGATCTTCGTAAACTCGGTGCTATCTCATTGAGTTTGATTCAAAAGAATTTAAGCAGCTCATTAGAGTATGTGGAAAAGCtattacaaaacaaagaaatagaCTCTTATAGAAGGGTTCGTTTAAATGATTGTCTAGATGTCTATTCGGATGCCATTGTTAATgtggaagaaggaaagaaagcaTATAAAGAAAAACATTACGATGATGCTAACATCAAAGTGAGCTCAGTGATGGATGCTGCTAGAGTTTGTGAAGATGGGTTTAGGGAAAAAGAAGGTGTCTCCTCTCCATTGACAAAGTGGAATAAGGACTTGTTTCAATTGGCTGCCATAGCTCTTTCAATCGTCAATATGTACCCATAAAAGACAATAAACTATTCGAGGGTGActaataatatgaatgagaaAGATAAAGATAAAGATAGATCTATATTTAGGAAAATATAGATTGTGTTGGCTTCAttgaataaattttaaattaaggtGATCTTTTTCGGAAACAATATATGATatagtattttgtttttttttttatcaataagAAAAATAGGTATAACACAAGAACTTTTCAAGTGGTCATCCAACTTAGTACTACCTTGTCCCAAGCACCCTTTACTTCAGAATTCTAATGGAATCCAATGCATTAGTGTTAGTATGATCGGACCAACTTTGTTTTTATCAATATAAACTACTTCttgttagttttatattatacTTTGTAAAAATCTAAATAGTTGTTAACTATGATACTATATtggctatgtttttttttttaatatgagtAGGGAACTTTTATTTCAACCTATCATTTTTAGTCTCAATTTCCATTCAAATATTCTAATGAATTTTTACTCCAAACGTagttttgaaatatttacaaaagaTCATCGGTAACAATAATGTAACCTTTGAAAGAACacacaaattatttttttcctaattcagccaaaattatactaaaataatattgtttattttttaaaataaactattttacatcaatataatttttgtattatattagaaatctaaaataaagttttttttttctttgcttaaAAGCTTTCCATATTCAACAAAGAGTGACTTCTAATATAAACCTTCAACTGTTGCACCCTTCAAAACaaacttttcttcttcctttatgTGTTATGTTTCATCAAGTTCCCTATCATTTTATTACAACATACGTTTCTTGGAAAGTGACCAATAATTCTTAAATGAAATGGATATGATAGAAGGAATCAGaaaagattaaattaaaattgaaatcatTTTCATAAAATTGACAGAACATATACCTCTAGTTATTTCTTTTCCTATGCCTGCAACTCCTCCTAGATGTTTGGGTCTTTTGAGCTCTTTTTCCTTGCACAATTCCCACAATCCACATGGGTTTTCCACATTGAAAACAAGATACCCAATGAATATTCCAAATAGCATATCCCACATCCATACCCCATCAACACAGCTTTCAACCAAATCCCCTTTTCCAAATTACTCCCACACCCTTCTTCATGCAGCAGTTGAGATTTATGGTCGTTTTAATGTGCATCACATTTTCGTAGAGGAAACCCACAGAGTCCAAGGTTTTCCAAGTACGAATGACTTCTAAAATTACCAAATTGTTTTCCTGGAGGAATTGGTCCTGACAGTTGATTTTGGGAGAGATTCCAATAGGAGAGAAATGTAAGACCAATCAACTGAGGAGGAATTCTACCAACTAATTGATTTGTAGAAAGATCCAACCATTCCAAATTGTTCAAATTTCCAAGTGATGTAGGAATACCACCTTTAAGCTTATGGTGCGAAAGGTTCAAACCTAAAAAAGACCTCAAGATTCCTATTTCCTTTGGTATCTCTCCATTAAAATTATTACATGACAGATCAATAGTTTTTCCATATCAAAAGAATTCTTTCTAGCTTTTGATCCAACCCTTTTACGATATAACAATTGAGTCTTGATAATAATCACCTATCTCATTTTCATCAAAAGAACAGTATTTTTTGTTTTCCACTTGCATGATCGCTCTCATGTTCTTAAAAAAGTTTGAAGGCAATGGTCCACTAAAATTATTGTGGAAGAGATCAATAATTTGAAGGTTTGAGAAAGAGTATTTGTTGAAGGAATTGTTGTTATCACCATAAAATTGATTTGATAGAAGGATAATAAATCACAAACTTGAAGCCGCTATTAATCAATAAGGAAAGTGGTATTAACAATAAGAGTTGTTAGAGTgtgaatatgaatatgaatacaATTTCAGATTTTATTGTGATCTATCCATTCAAACTATATCAGaaaataaagttatatatatagatagagtCAAACCTAGCTATATGCATGTAATATCCAATTATTGTTATTAAAGAATAAATGAAAGATGAAATTAAACACATAACCTGTTATATATCTATGTATAGGGATCAGAAAGATATTTTAACCAAAGTTCACACATCCTTTGTACCCTCTTCTATAGATTTTAAATGTTTGGTATTTTTCTAAGAAAAacagaaagaaacaaaaagaagaagattgatgaccaaaaataaataaatttatgtCCAAAGTGGACGATATATAAAACCATTATGAAAATATGTAAACCTTTTGTTgtccccttca is drawn from Cucumis melo cultivar AY chromosome 11, USDA_Cmelo_AY_1.0, whole genome shotgun sequence and contains these coding sequences:
- the LOC103499083 gene encoding putative invertase inhibitor; the encoded protein is MTTPLPCLLLFIMIFNISTTIVVADLVQKTCKKCETDDPNVNYNFCISSFRAHSGSDSTDLRKLGAISLSLIQKNLSSSLEYVEKLLQNKEIDSYRRVRLNDCLDVYSDAIVNVEEGKKAYKEKHYDDANIKVSSVMDAARVCEDGFREKEGVSSPLTKWNKDLFQLAAIALSIVNMYP